In Gymnogyps californianus isolate 813 chromosome 1, ASM1813914v2, whole genome shotgun sequence, the following are encoded in one genomic region:
- the RBM11 gene encoding splicing regulator RBM11 isoform X1, translated as MSSPGRSEEADRTLFVGNLESRVREEILYELFLQAGPLTKVTICKDKEGKPKSFGFVCFKHKESVPYAIALLNGIRLYGRPIKVQYRFGSSHSSELNSPTHGFENYIDLYSPSYRYQEPYGNLPFPVTPFPMNSSLPHEYSGFQKMMNHFLAQQYTVQSPMGQQFPYYQMTPPLPSNLSFSPCQNQDANFKSARSSFELALPHSSDCEVRQVDKSTSKRKREQQTCDSDTSTEDDKMRQRERNQKYKKRKAKKKTH; from the exons ATGTCCTCGCCGGGGCGGTCCGAGGAGGCGGACCGGACGCTGTTCGTGGGGAACCTGGAGAGCCGCGTGCGGGAGGAGATCCTCTACGAGCTCTTCCTGCAG GCTGGACCATTAACCAAAGTGACGATTTGTAAggacaaagaaggaaaacctAAGTCTTTTGGATTTGTCTGCTTTAAGCACAAAGAATCGGTGCCTTATGCAATAGCTTTGCTGAATGGAATCCGTTTGTATGGAAGACCAATTAAAGTGCAGTATCGGTTTG GGAGTTCTCACTCATCAGAACTAAACAGCCCTACACATGGTTTTGAGAACTATATTGACTTATATTCACCTTCATATAG gTATCAAGAGCCTTATGGAAATCTGCCATTTCCTGTTACTCCTTTTCCAATGAACAGTAGTTTACCTCATGAATACTCAGGCTTTCAAAAGATG ATGAACCATTTTTTAGCACAGCAGTACACAGTACAGAGTCCAATGGGTCAACAATTTCCTTACTATCAGATGACTCCGCCACTGCCTTCAAATTTATCCTTTTCTCCCTGTCAGAATCAAGATGCAAATTTTAAGTCTGCACGGAGTTCTTTTGAATTGGCCCTGCCACATTCAAGTGACTGTGAAGTGCGCCAGGTGGATAAAAGCACCtctaaaagaaagagagaacagcAAACTTGTGACAGTGACACTAGTACTGAGGATGACAAAATGAGACAAAGAGAGCGTAACCAAAAATACAAGAAGCgcaaagccaagaaaaag
- the RBM11 gene encoding splicing regulator RBM11 isoform X2, which translates to MAGPLTKVTICKDKEGKPKSFGFVCFKHKESVPYAIALLNGIRLYGRPIKVQYRFGSSHSSELNSPTHGFENYIDLYSPSYRYQEPYGNLPFPVTPFPMNSSLPHEYSGFQKMMNHFLAQQYTVQSPMGQQFPYYQMTPPLPSNLSFSPCQNQDANFKSARSSFELALPHSSDCEVRQVDKSTSKRKREQQTCDSDTSTEDDKMRQRERNQKYKKRKAKKKTH; encoded by the exons atg GCTGGACCATTAACCAAAGTGACGATTTGTAAggacaaagaaggaaaacctAAGTCTTTTGGATTTGTCTGCTTTAAGCACAAAGAATCGGTGCCTTATGCAATAGCTTTGCTGAATGGAATCCGTTTGTATGGAAGACCAATTAAAGTGCAGTATCGGTTTG GGAGTTCTCACTCATCAGAACTAAACAGCCCTACACATGGTTTTGAGAACTATATTGACTTATATTCACCTTCATATAG gTATCAAGAGCCTTATGGAAATCTGCCATTTCCTGTTACTCCTTTTCCAATGAACAGTAGTTTACCTCATGAATACTCAGGCTTTCAAAAGATG ATGAACCATTTTTTAGCACAGCAGTACACAGTACAGAGTCCAATGGGTCAACAATTTCCTTACTATCAGATGACTCCGCCACTGCCTTCAAATTTATCCTTTTCTCCCTGTCAGAATCAAGATGCAAATTTTAAGTCTGCACGGAGTTCTTTTGAATTGGCCCTGCCACATTCAAGTGACTGTGAAGTGCGCCAGGTGGATAAAAGCACCtctaaaagaaagagagaacagcAAACTTGTGACAGTGACACTAGTACTGAGGATGACAAAATGAGACAAAGAGAGCGTAACCAAAAATACAAGAAGCgcaaagccaagaaaaag